From the genome of Pseudomonas sp. gcc21, one region includes:
- a CDS encoding porin — protein sequence MKKKLIAIVVGAAAAMPAMAMADINIYGRAHVSTDFLDDGADYSETNLSSNSSRLGFKGDHEINPNLRAFFQIEQQINFTTGNSDGGSDLSTRDTFVGLDGNFGAVQMGRFDSPFKTARGPANLFGDQVGDMRNLTRIGDARFDERYDNTIQYSTPTFSGLTGRLAYSVHEGQSVELDESGDALDTDAISMALIYEGGPFEAALAYEMAEEDTGRGERDGLRAAGAYKLNDAFKLVGFYQTVDYKNDSVTALERDLLTSDTYGLGGEFKIAANTALKGMWMTRSADADDADSDMWVLGVEHKLDKAVRVYANYAVVDNDDLADLTPWSQARTADPESADALGEKASGLSVGLRYDF from the coding sequence ATGAAGAAGAAGTTGATTGCGATTGTTGTTGGTGCTGCAGCTGCAATGCCCGCTATGGCAATGGCAGACATTAATATCTACGGTCGCGCTCACGTATCCACCGACTTTCTTGACGACGGTGCCGACTATTCCGAAACCAACCTTTCGAGCAACTCTTCACGCCTTGGCTTCAAAGGCGACCATGAGATCAACCCGAACCTGCGTGCGTTCTTCCAGATTGAGCAGCAGATTAATTTCACTACCGGCAACAGTGACGGCGGATCTGATTTGAGTACCCGCGATACCTTTGTCGGCCTGGATGGCAACTTTGGTGCTGTGCAAATGGGGCGCTTCGACAGCCCGTTCAAGACCGCTCGCGGCCCGGCCAACCTGTTCGGTGATCAGGTCGGCGATATGCGTAACCTGACCCGTATCGGTGACGCCCGTTTCGACGAGCGCTACGACAATACTATCCAGTATTCCACCCCGACCTTCAGCGGGCTCACTGGCCGGTTGGCCTATTCGGTTCACGAAGGTCAGTCTGTCGAGCTTGATGAGAGCGGTGATGCGCTGGACACCGACGCAATCAGCATGGCGCTGATCTATGAAGGCGGCCCGTTTGAAGCGGCACTGGCTTACGAAATGGCTGAGGAAGACACCGGTCGCGGTGAGCGTGATGGCCTCCGCGCTGCTGGCGCCTATAAGCTGAATGACGCCTTCAAGCTGGTTGGCTTCTATCAAACAGTTGATTACAAGAATGACAGCGTTACAGCTCTGGAACGAGACCTGTTGACTTCCGACACATACGGTTTGGGCGGCGAATTCAAGATCGCTGCCAATACGGCGCTGAAAGGTATGTGGATGACCCGCTCCGCCGATGCGGACGACGCTGACAGCGATATGTGGGTGCTGGGTGTTGAGCACAAACTGGACAAGGCCGTGCGCGTTTATGCCAACTATGCGGTCGTCGATAATGATGACCTTGCTGACCTGACGCCCTGGAGCCAGGCGCGTACTGCTGACCCGGAGAGCGCCGATGCATTGGGCGAGAAAGCATCAGGCCTGTCCGTGGGGCTGCGCTACGATTTCTAA